In Xenopus laevis strain J_2021 chromosome 2S, Xenopus_laevis_v10.1, whole genome shotgun sequence, a genomic segment contains:
- the LOC108708873 gene encoding cell surface glycoprotein CD200 receptor 1-A — protein sequence MPSLQAMHLVVCLMLFISGNVATAVFVPRGETAVLECDKTPTGDPIIMITWKVHQLDNSHCVYSNTGNKTFSNCSNRIELNSASLRIYNATVTDDGNYTCQTVTAGGTFINHVVLQVIVEPSVTLILNRNSLPECRAHGGNPAANISWVSEAVGSITTKTAMQPDRNWTVTSTYTATSNNVTQITCLVSHPSFSHPQNLSIFISPNKGDAYVLLVVIFAVLVILIIIGFLLFWTMSQRFRTCLSKEIKNTTVTPQDNDNEQNKEDVEPYASYTQKINTIYNSVSEM from the exons ATGCCTTCTCTACAAGCCATGCACCTTGTGGTCTGCCTGATGCTGTTTATTTCTGGCAATGTGGCCACTGCAG TGTTTGTCCCTAGAGGGGAGACAGCAGTACTGGAGTGTGACAAGACACCTACAGGAGACCCCATCATAATGATCACCTGGAAGGTTCATCAGCTGGATAATTCTCATTGCGTTTATTCAAACACAGGAAACAAAACGTTTAGTAACTGCAGCAACAGGATTGAGTTAAACAGcgcctccctcaggatatataatGCTACAGTAACTGATGATGGCAACTACACCTGTCAGACTGTAACTGCAGGAGGGACCTTCATCAACCATGTCGTTCTACAGGTTATAG ttGAGCCTTCAGTGACATTGATATTGAACAGGAATAGCTTACCTGAGTGCCGGGCACATGGGGGAAATCCAGCAGCAAATATCTCCTGGGTGTCAGAAGCAGTTGGTTCCATCACTACAAAGACGGCGATGCAGCCAGATAGGAACTGGACAGTTACCAGCACATACACTGCAACCAGCAACAATGTCACCCAAATCACTTGTCTTGTGTCTCATCCAAGTTTTTCACATCCTCAAAATCTTTCCATATTTATTTCACCCAATAAAG GCGATGCATATGTTTTATTGGTGGTGATATTTGCTGTCCTCGTTATCCTCATCATAATTGGATTCCTGTTATTCTGGACAATGTCTCAAAGATTCAG GACGTGTCTaagcaaggaaataaaaaacacaactgTGACACCACAAGATAATGATAATGAGCAG AACAAGGAAGATGTGGAGCCGTACGCCAGCTACACCCAGaaaataaacaccatttataaTTCTGTGTCAGAGATGTAA